The Gossypium hirsutum isolate 1008001.06 chromosome D02, Gossypium_hirsutum_v2.1, whole genome shotgun sequence region TCGGGCCACCAAACAGGTTGTGGACACCACCAAGGGCCTCCTGGTAAGCCCCACCTAAGAACATCCCCAAATAATACCGCCCATTTGCACCACCATCATTACCTTCAAGCTCATGCAAAAGCAAGCTAGTTTCACCACCGATGAACTTATCAATCTTCCCATCACTATCACAAGTTAAATCAGACAATACTCCCCTCACTTCGGGCTTTTCATCCAATCGGTGAATTGGGACTATAGGAAAAACCTGACCAATACTCCAAAAATCCGGGATCGAAGTGAAAATCGAGAGATTGACATTGTATATCCTAGCAGGCTCAGCTGCACCAATCACTTTCGAAACCAAATCAAATAACCCATCAACATCAGCAAGCTGTTCAATCCTCAAACTCCCTTCTATAAACTGCTCCACACATCTTTGTTTCAATTGATCGGCATATAGCAAACAAGTCTCATTCTCATGTCTCATTGCTGCATCACTCAAATTCCAATAATCACAACGAGCATCCTCTGATAACCCCTCAATGATCAAAGGGAGGTCAATTTGATTCATTGCTGGGGTGTTAACAGTAGCAGAAATAGCCTCAAATATCAAGATAGAATGATGGGAAACAATGGCTCTCCCACTTTCACTACAAATAATGGGGTGTTTAATAGATTTACGGTCACAAATAATGCGAATTGCATTAACAACAGCTGAGGCATATTCCTCAAGGCCATAAGAAACAGAGAGATCGGAGTTACCAGATTTCGAACCGTCGTAATCAATTCCAAGGCCGCCTCCGATGTCGATAACCTTCATGCAGGCACCGAGTCGGACTAATTCGGAGTATATCTGTGTAGCTTCAACAACACCGTCTTGAAGCAAAGCGGTTGAAGGGATTTGTGATCCAATATGGAAGTGTAACAGCTGCAAACAATCAAGCATCCCAGAATCCTGGAGCTTTTTTACAAGCCTTAAAATTTGAGTCGTCGTTAACCCGAACTTCCCTTTTTCACCCGAAGTAGACCCGAAATGACCCGAATGTTTGGTTCTCAGCTTGGCCCGTACCCCAATCACGGGTCGAACCGAGAGCTTATTGCTTAAATCAATGACCAAATTCACCTCTTCTTCTTGTTCAAGAACAATCACAGTGTTCAACGCGAGCTTCTTTGCTATCAAAGCAAGGGAAACATACTCAGCATCTTTGAAACCATTGCAGACCAATAATGCTTCGGGGTTTCCTTTGCAAAGGCAACTCATGGCTAAAAGAAGTTCGGGTTTTGACCCGGCTTCCAACCCGAACCGGAATGGAGCCCCGAATTTGACTATGTCTTCCGCGACGAGCCTGTCTTGGTTACATTTCACGGGATAAACGCCTTGATAATGAGACTCGTAACACTGAGCTTGTATGGCTGATTCAAAAGCCGAGTGCAGTGACTCGACCCGGTTTTTCAGCACATCGGGTAAACGAACAATGAGGGGAAGCCGTAACCCGAGTCCGCCCGCCGATTTGGGATCCGAAACTTTCTTAACGATTTTCAGCAAGTCGATTTCCTGATGAGCCAAACTACCCGTACCATACGGGCGGACGACGACATTGCCGGAGCTGTTGACGGAAAAGTAAGGGGCACCCCATTCGTCAATACGATAAATTGCAGAAGAGTGAGCGGGGGACCAGTGGCTTGACTCGGAATTAGCCACGGCAGCGGTAACTGCGGCCGCGTTAAATGATAAAAAAGGTACCGGCGAGGGAATGGATGTATCCCCGGCATCCGCGTGACCAGGAGGCGCTACGGCGGAGTCTACGCAGCAAGCCATGACCGGCATCCCCGACGGTGTAACAAAAAAATGCTAGATTTGATAAATCTTTTTCAAAGGTTGGGGGCTTTGAAACCCGCCGAGGCCGAGGCCCCGGCTACCCCCTCAAAAGGGAGCAGCGGAAAAACCCTAATTACAACAGGAATGACGCCGTTTTTTTACCCTACAGTTCGAAATTCCGGCGTCGACCGTTAAAgaaataagattttaaaattccttaaaacttgaaaaaattacaaaaattatactGCCATAATGGAGTTCACCATGCAGATcttaaaacacaaaaaagaaagaaaatttaatggaaaaataagGGTTTTAGTGTTCTACAAAGAAGACGTGAGACGAAAGGGAAATGGGCGAGAATTGCATGGAAGCAAATGATCCTTTATATAGGGGCTTTTCACGGGCTCATTCGGGCTAATGATACGGGCTATGGGTACCCGAAGAATTTCTCATCAATTTCTCGTGTATTTTTCAGTTTTATCCACAACCTCAAAAGAGAAAAAGCAATAGAAAAGTGAGAATTTTTAAAGGTCTAAATCTGCACCAAGGTCTGTATTCTTTTAGATTTTGCAATTTGATCCATTTActtttaaatttcacaaatttaatccTTGTGCTTATTtgacttaaaatttaaattccaaTTGAGCAAAATTCTGCCAAGTTTAAATAGGTGTTATCAATTGGATTTTTTATAATTAgaactttaaatattaaaaatgttatctacctaaatataataaaaattaattaatagtgTTACTAAAtggaatttaattttcaaattgtataaataaatatattaaaatttttacaataaatataaaaagattaaatttctaGAATATGAAAAATACACGTaggtatatttaaattttttcgaaATATATATtgcaaatggaaaattttaacattaagttTAGGCTcaataaaaacttgaaaaaaattaggaatctatttaaatttttagtgttttggaaagtttaaaaaaatttaaaatatttaaggacttaattaaaattttcttaaaaataaggatataatacaaattttaaaaattttgggccCAAGTGAGATTCCCTTGGTGACGTTTAATCATCGTCGAGCTGCCACGTGTCCCGATAAATACGGATGCCCTTTTCACCTTTTGGAACGAGACATTAGGTTTGGATCCATGTTCTCGTGAAAATATCGTTCGGGACAATTTCTTTTTGTGACGAGGATTTTGTATTAACGGCTGTGATTCTACCACGTAGTGATTTGAATAATGTTTCTTTACCAAACCTctttaaattaatgttaaattttaaaatattttattcctacttttaaattattaatatttatcaattaatttatttttttttaaatatagttaTCAGTGAATTATACttaaaactattaatttaatttataaacctATATTTGGTATATAATATCTTAATCTGATATGATATATCATGAATTTCGTTGTTAATGGTTAATTTTAAGTTGTTGAtactatatatatgtacatgttcaGTGACAGAAAGAGATTCAAGGAATATGGTCGTCATTAAGAGATTTAAGCGGCATACTTTCTTAAAAcggtaaatttttaatttaattagtgatggcaaaattacattttgactctagaataataaaaatttgatttaactttttagaaattataaatatataaaatattaaaatggtaaaattacgtttttactatcataaaaatatacaatttaattccagcctaaaaaaattttttttgaccCTGCGACTGTACATGTTACAAATTGActcacatattttaaatattttaaacattattaGATATAATTACTAATTAAAAGTTACCATATAtctcttttttttaagaataattttaattaatatattttttgaacaattatacttaaaataattattattttatatattaatagtagaaattttttatttaattatatgtcaCATTCACGATCATTGTACTAAATAATTTTCctaattagaattaaattaaaacaagacataatgataaatttagctttTAATATTACTTCGTTTATCATTTTTGCGttagttattttaattataattattcaaacaTATATTAATTTGTAATATATAAAATCTCTACtatcaatatttaaaataataattattcttaaaaaataaacgAGATACATGGTAACTTTTAATTAGTAATTATAGCtaataatgtttaaaatatttaaaatatgtggGTCAATTTGTAACATGTACGGTGGCGGAGTCAGAAATTTTTTTGGAGCTGGacttaaattgtatatttttacgatagtaaaattgtaattttatcattttaacatattgtatctttataatttttaaagggttaaatcaaATTAGAATTTGTTTCAACagcatatttatttttatatcgagAAAACGAGATACTTTTAAATAAGTGAAAATACGTAATAAGTTCCCATGCTTTTtgtaattcataatttaatccctatacttttatttctagaaatttaatatctttacttttaatatttcaaaaatcatatctaactttgaatacaattaaaattattttgttaaattaaatttcGGTATTTTTTAAGTTACACTTCTATCtagttttcttttaattgcaaaatttcacactaacaaatttaaaaaaattaataaacaactgcatttgaaatttaaatttaaaaagtatagggactaaattcatgaaaataaaatgttagagactaaattttaaatctatGAAGAATATAGAGACCtattatatattttaaccttaaaagaaagaaatagagaaccttaaaaagaaaaatggggGCCATTTTTGAGAAATGGAAATGAATCTGCGACTGTGAGCGGTGACCGTAAAAAATAAAGAACCTTATCTCCCAGAGAATCTGCAAAATTGACGCTTAAAAAGAGTAAAATAATGTTGACACCTTTATATGTCTCGTTTACTTGATGCGCATCAAACACGTAAATGACACGCGGATCATTTTATCTCAATCtgtctttttcattttagtccttcgaAAATCCAACCCTTAAATTAGATCCAAAACTTTTACActgttgttatttttatttataaaattcaaattctaaattttatttaaggtATATCGAACTTCGTAAGTAGTGTTAGAGGACAGATAAGAACCTTAATGTAGGGGTGAAGTTAGAAAaaattttaggggtcaaaattAGATTGTaatttttactatagtaaaaatattattttatcattttaatatttttataatttttaaatgattaaattaaatttttatcatttttaagaggaccaaaatataattttatcgttactattttaaaattttaaaaaatttaaagaatctaaataaaaaaaattcattttaagggGGTTGGGCCGGGTTTTTTACACAAATGCTATAGAAAAAATAGATATATACTGAAATAGGGTGtcagaaaaaaaatttaccaacataggttactttttcattggagcctattagataggcgccaatgaataaaaaaataataataaaattttttttgaataaaatataattttatattttcccGGGTCAGTATATAACCCGTATAATACATAGTATTGGCGCCTATTTGGGAGGCGCCAATGGTGGTGCCTATCTAGGAGGCACCAATGGTGGTGCCTATCTGGGAGGTGCCAATGCTCTGATTTTTTCGGGTTTAGGGTTATGTTAtaaatttaggattatgttataaatttttgtgtttgtaattatttaacatttaatttattagtaataaattacaaaattactaataagttactaataaatttataacataatcctaatttactaacaaattaattataaaataattacaatattcatacaaaaaattacaatattacaatatatcccgacattacaatattcatacaaaattacaatattacaatattcatacaaattatttaaaatttaggattatgttataaatttaggattatgttataattttttgtgtttgtaattatttaaaatttaatttattagtaataaattacaaaattactaataagttactaataaatttataacataatcttaaattactaacaaattaattataaaataatttcaatattcatacaaaaaattacaatattacaatatatcccgacattacaatattcacacaaaattacaatattacaatattcatataaaattgcaatatttttttgttattaattattaattatagatTATCTA contains the following coding sequences:
- the LOC121214859 gene encoding arginine decarboxylase, which gives rise to MPVMACCVDSAVAPPGHADAGDTSIPSPVPFLSFNAAAVTAAVANSESSHWSPAHSSAIYRIDEWGAPYFSVNSSGNVVVRPYGTGSLAHQEIDLLKIVKKVSDPKSAGGLGLRLPLIVRLPDVLKNRVESLHSAFESAIQAQCYESHYQGVYPVKCNQDRLVAEDIVKFGAPFRFGLEAGSKPELLLAMSCLCKGNPEALLVCNGFKDAEYVSLALIAKKLALNTVIVLEQEEEVNLVIDLSNKLSVRPVIGVRAKLRTKHSGHFGSTSGEKGKFGLTTTQILRLVKKLQDSGMLDCLQLLHFHIGSQIPSTALLQDGVVEATQIYSELVRLGACMKVIDIGGGLGIDYDGSKSGNSDLSVSYGLEEYASAVVNAIRIICDRKSIKHPIICSESGRAIVSHHSILIFEAISATVNTPAMNQIDLPLIIEGLSEDARCDYWNLSDAAMRHENETCLLYADQLKQRCVEQFIEGSLRIEQLADVDGLFDLVSKVIGAAEPARIYNVNLSIFTSIPDFWSIGQVFPIVPIHRLDEKPEVRGVLSDLTCDSDGKIDKFIGGETSLLLHELEGNDGGANGRYYLGMFLGGAYQEALGGVHNLFGGPNVVSVLQSDGPQSFAVTRVMPGPSCADVLRMMQHEPELMFETLKHRAEEFHVEDHDNDGTKYATLISSLARSFHNMPYLKALSPCSYEEVHNAAAEFGASEDEQWSYCYA